One stretch of Amycolatopsis tolypomycina DNA includes these proteins:
- a CDS encoding LacI family DNA-binding transcriptional regulator — MTRRSSASLSIRDVAAAAGVSYQTVSRVLNESPNVNAGTRQHVLDVIDRLGYRPNRAARALGSGRANAVTVVIADTTLYGYASTLRGIEEAARPRGIAVGVRVVESDRPDDVRHAVEYVTDPNAGGIVVVAFDAAGAGVLRALPPDVPVVAATEAGGLGDVTRPMIFLDERQAAADATKHLLDLGHRTVHHVAIPSETGTSARQTGWRGALEAARVPVPEVLSAGWDVRSAYLAGQVLAVDPAVTAILCGNDDTAMAVRRALHEAGRDVPGDVSIVGFDDVPGAAYWTPALTTVRMDFVALGHACLAALAAELTGVAQPAVELAAPSLVIRESTAAPR; from the coding sequence GTGACCCGACGTTCCTCCGCCTCGCTCAGCATCCGTGACGTCGCGGCCGCCGCGGGGGTCTCCTACCAGACCGTGTCACGGGTGCTGAACGAGTCGCCCAACGTCAACGCCGGCACCCGGCAGCACGTCCTCGACGTCATCGACCGGCTCGGCTACCGGCCCAACCGGGCGGCCAGGGCGCTCGGCTCGGGGCGGGCGAACGCGGTGACCGTCGTGATCGCCGACACGACCCTGTACGGCTATGCCTCCACCCTGCGCGGGATCGAGGAAGCCGCGCGCCCGCGGGGCATCGCGGTCGGGGTCCGGGTGGTCGAGTCCGACCGGCCCGACGACGTGCGGCACGCCGTCGAGTACGTGACCGACCCGAACGCGGGCGGCATCGTGGTGGTCGCCTTCGACGCGGCCGGCGCCGGAGTGCTGCGGGCCCTGCCCCCGGACGTCCCGGTGGTAGCCGCGACGGAGGCGGGCGGCCTCGGCGACGTCACCCGGCCGATGATCTTCCTCGACGAGCGGCAGGCCGCCGCCGACGCGACGAAGCACCTGCTGGACCTCGGACACCGCACGGTGCACCACGTGGCCATCCCGTCGGAGACCGGCACGAGCGCCCGCCAGACGGGCTGGCGCGGCGCGCTCGAAGCGGCGCGCGTGCCGGTCCCGGAGGTCCTGTCCGCGGGGTGGGACGTGCGGTCGGCCTACCTGGCCGGCCAGGTCCTCGCGGTCGATCCGGCCGTGACGGCGATCCTCTGCGGCAACGACGACACCGCGATGGCCGTCCGCCGGGCCCTGCACGAAGCCGGCCGGGACGTGCCCGGCGACGTGAGCATCGTCGGGTTCGACGACGTGCCGGGCGCGGCGTACTGGACACCGGCGCTGACGACCGTCCGGATGGACTTCGTGGCGCTCGGGCACGCGTGCCTGGCCGCACTGGCGGCGGAGCTCACCGGGGTCGCGCAGCCGGCGGTCGAGCTCGCCGCGCCGTCACTGGTGATCCGCGAATCGACCGCGGCCCCGCGCTGA
- a CDS encoding DJ-1/PfpI family protein, with protein sequence MSHPLAQFVLFDGFDPLDVVAPYEVLSAGREFLGGELDLVFVSAEGARDVVSGTPGITLPATAAWDPGAPGYVVVPGASGPADAVPVLLGRFAASAAVPLLRRCLAEPAVTVAAVCGGSLALAMAGLLAGRTATTHVLGIGALAATGVTAVRARVVDDGDLVTAGGVTSGLDLGLYLLERDFGPRIAHAVEELFEYERRGTTWTGRGRVPAA encoded by the coding sequence ATGTCCCACCCGCTGGCCCAGTTCGTGCTCTTCGACGGCTTCGACCCGCTCGACGTCGTCGCGCCGTACGAGGTCCTGTCCGCCGGACGCGAGTTCCTCGGCGGCGAACTCGACCTCGTGTTCGTCTCCGCCGAGGGCGCCCGGGACGTCGTCTCCGGCACGCCCGGCATCACCCTCCCGGCCACGGCCGCCTGGGATCCCGGGGCACCCGGGTACGTCGTGGTGCCCGGCGCGTCCGGCCCGGCCGACGCCGTCCCGGTGCTGCTCGGCCGGTTCGCCGCGAGCGCCGCGGTGCCGCTGCTGCGCCGGTGCCTGGCCGAACCCGCCGTCACGGTCGCGGCGGTGTGCGGCGGCTCGCTGGCACTGGCCATGGCCGGGCTGCTGGCGGGCCGCACGGCCACCACGCACGTCCTCGGGATCGGCGCGCTCGCAGCCACCGGCGTCACGGCGGTGCGCGCCCGCGTCGTCGACGACGGCGACCTCGTCACGGCCGGCGGCGTCACCTCCGGCCTCGACCTCGGCCTGTACCTGCTCGAACGCGACTTCGGGCCGCGGATCGCGCACGCCGTCGAGGAACTGTTCGAGTACGAGCGCCGCGGCACGACCTGGACCGGCCGCGGCCGCGTCCCGGCCGCCTGA